The DNA sequence tcttcctcctaccCATTCTTGTCCCCAGCCTCCTCGACCACCACCTCCATCTTGTCTTTTCTGCCAGGGTGGCATCTCAGGAGGTGGCGCTTCGATCTCTGAGGGACGACCCCCTCGGTCTGGCACTCTCCCCATCAGgatctgtgagaaaataaatggGAGGAAAATgatattaacattaatattgAACTATTAATAAACTAATTAAGGGCATTTATTAAGAGGAAGGTGGAAAAAGCTGTTGTGTACCTTGTTGACAGCACAAGCAGACTTCTCCCTGCTGGCACCACTGCTAGTCTTCACTACATTGCAGATCTCCTCTCTGGCAGCCAGCAGATCCGCCATGTCCACTGTTGGCTGCGGCCTCAGAGTGTGTCTCTTAGGCTGGTAGGCCCTCGCCATGCTGTCCACCTTCACCTAACAAACAACATGCAGCTTCCGTGTCACTATTTAGgaattttatttaagaaaaataaagcgGTTGACAACATTTTAGGAAGCACAAAACTAAAACCAGCTTCCAagtattttacattacaaagtatttatataaatattaaattctaTATGCTTAAGCTTAGTAAATACGTGCCTTGGCGCGGTCTGACCAACCAAACGACTGAACTGTGACATCGAGCCGCTTGATCAGCATCCTGCGTCGACACTCATATTCTGATGCCAGAACTGTGTTGATAGTTTGCAGCTTctcctgcagagaaaaaaaaagtgaatgagtgaaatttaaaatgaatcagtCCTACTGAAATTTTgtccacctcattcattttatataGGATGGACAAAGCATCAGAACTGCCAATATAATGCAATCCAGCAGatttcatggcagagctgccaCAATAGATTGCAATACAGTGTACAGgcgtacctaatgaagtgggcAACGGGTGTGATCTGGTAAAGTTCAAAGACATTCATTTACTTACCCATTGTTCATTGCTCAGAGATTTCTTCAGCACTGGGTTTCCAGCTGAGCCATTTGGTAGATCTTTTAGGACTTCTTCAACCTATAATGCAAAGAGAACAGAAAATATACGTACATTACTGCTAATGAATTATCCCAGGCTGAAATATATTAAGATACTAAGATGCAGCATTATgcaatttgattttattatacATGTCACAATCAAGAGTAAGAGTACAAATCAGTGACAGTACTAATATCTATTCATccatcctgttcagggtcacccAGGCTGGAACCAATTGCCAGCTGTCCcagggtgagaggcagggtataCTCTgtacaggtcaccagtctatctatGGCGCTAACACAcgcagacagaaaaccattcccactcacattcacacctacgggaaATTTAAAGTTCCCAAttaagctaacatgcatgtctttgaactgtgatATATAACCAGATTACACAGACTAAGCCCACAAAAGCCCATGGAgacctccacacagaaaggccacagtcagaAAGGTTGATTCAAACCGGTGACCTATCTCTGAGGTGGCGAGGTGGGTTGTCCATTTAAGTACTAATACATTGTTTCTAAACTACAGGTGTGATTCAGTGCTTGCCTTGCAATCGGATGTATCACCCATTTAATTGTGGGTTGCGTTTAattaagtataaaataaaagttaatgttTAAAAGAATTATATGTAACCGTTCCtgatttataaacaaatccatTCAATTTGTCTGGTGCACATGATTGCAGAGACGTCAGCAGGGTCATATAAGAGTGTCAAATTCTCCATATTTGTAGTTGTATTACATTAATAACGTCACGTTCTAAACAAAAAGGATTATTAGTGGCATAATAATAAGGTAGAGATTAATTATTCTCACGGTTAAATTTTAATGGTCTGGATATAAATGCACCTCATTATCCCACCTTGTTTTGTACTTGAAAGAAGAGTTGTGCTGCACTCTGTCCTCTGGGCCCAGGCAGTTTTAGTGTCTCACAGATTAATAGAAGCTGCTGACACCCCAGACTCTCATCTTGTTGTTTATCAGAGACTTGTCTGCTCTTCACAATCTGAGCCGCCTGAAGCTCAGAGCtcagaaacactttaaaaaaaaagacacaaggttatattattaattaaaacactACAACATATTGGTAGCACAATAGCcaggaaaaatatatattacatacAGACTAATTTCAGATGATCCTTTGGATTTTGCATACTGCCCTTAAAAATTCCTGAAACAATCTCTTCATAAGGACAGTGCAGCTCCCTCAACAAACCACTCATCTCCACTTTAAAACTATCCACTTCGTCTGTTAGGAAGACAACCGAAACAGTTTAAATGAGATAATAACAGACACAACATAGACACTTTTGAACATGACGTTCAGATGTGGCTCACCTGGAACATATGTAATGCTCTCCCCGAGCTCACACAGCGACTTTAACCTGGATGCAAGCCACCGGCACAGATCCACATACTCCAGGGAGAATAGGCCTCCCTCTGAGGCTCGAAGCAGCGCCTTCTCCTCCAGCAGAGGTCCGTCGTAGCTGAGGGCGATTAACGGCAGAGTCATGCGCGCATCATATTCATCCAGATGGATCGCATTAAGGAATAACGTCACAACTAGCTATTGCTGCCagacacaaagtgaaaacataacaCGTTGAAAGCAGAGCTAAACCGTAAGAGGCTAAGCTAAGAGCGTTAGCTTACCCGAGCTGCTCTAACGAGTCCAAAATGTCACATTCCATTGCTCAGTCcgtgtgtttccttttttcttacGCGTCTTTATCTTCCTAAATCATGACGAGGTTTCAAGCACAGTGGAATCAACATAAACAATATCTGCACTCATTCATTCGTACACTGCTAATCATCATGCTTTCTACCGTTCCGTTCCGTAAGTGAGCCGCATTGAAACATGCCACGTTCGAAAGTTCcgcataaaaagtaaaatgatgGTTCTTGTAAGTACTACTTATGTGTAAACACCGATTCATCAATAGGGAAAAACCACATATGATTGCATGATAAACATCTTACTTGAATAGCCATCTTTTAAAATTGATCTCATCAACTTCATAGGAATATtgcttcagttttcattttcgACTATCTGATATGATTCGATTTTTACTCAACCATAGCCGTAGTTTTATGAGCTGatcaaatgttaaatgaaaaaactaCACGCAGTAATGTAACTACATACATGcacgatcaggcataacattatgatcatctgtgcaatttaatgcaatgcacatcattcattttaaatacggggcaaaaacattagaaccacctcttcttataatgcacacTAGTAccactccactacccactttgatcTGTCCAATAAACgcatagaattatcacctgacagtttcaacttaaaaactaagaaattataacatgGCACAAGtacaattcatggcagagccactgtattggattgcattaaattgcgaaagggggtcataatgttatgtctgatcCGTGAGTTTTTGCTGGATTTTGAGTAGCCATCTTTTAAAATTGATCTCATCAAATTCTTTATGTTTGGTACCTGAAGTACTTTTTGCTAATAATCAATTCTGGCTAAATTTAACATGCCACATTTGGTTGCCAAGCACAAGCATCTAATCTGTCATCAACTTGTCTGTGTTTGAGCTGCAATGTTCCCACTCAACACAGGGATCTAAATGCATATCTATAAAGAAACACAGTAAAGAGTAcaaagcaaaatattaaaactcaCCATTTTATTATGATAATGTTATTTGATATGTCAAATTACAAGTGTATGATGTAACATAAAAACAGTTACAAACATATGTATGcatatttacattatatatttatGAAAAGTAACAAGCTACATCTgtataaagaaaatacaactaTGACATGAGTTATTGGGACTATACATTTTACATCATATACTTGGTATTCTCGAACCATGATAATACCTAGACATGTAGAAACCAATAGTACCAGAATGAGAGATTAAATTGTCAGATGGAAACTAGGATGGACGTGAGGCACTTTTTCGAGGTTGTCAGGATGTGAAAGCTGATGGCactaagaaagaaagaaaaaggatgcacagaaaagaaatatgcacaaagagaaagtgaaaacaaaaagaaagcaaacaggCAGTGTTTACAGAATAGATAAGAGTAGTACCATTTATACTGcaaatttcaaaacacaaatgtcttccACTATTTAGAACTAATTACATAAATGTTACAACAAGCGctgtaatatgaaaaaaaacaaaaaaacatacatatatcaTCAGTGCACCAAAGCATTAGAGAATTGAAACATAACCACTCAACTGCTGtgaaagtaacattttaaaacaatacacagaagagaaacaggTTTAtatagcttttttcttttttaatctacACAATGTCAATGTACACTTGTATGCATTCCCAAAGATATGCACAATTTCCAAGATTGAAAGAGGATAAAAGACTAGCAGCAAAGTGGTTAAAACTGAAGTCTCATACAATGCAggtcaaaaaaatatatatattaaagcGGACAGACACATGTTGCATATATAATACAGTACATGACAGGAAGTTGCACTGTGCTGGTTAATGTAGAATGAGAAGTGTTATTTCAGCATTCTCTACACTTGTATAAATGCACATCCTACATTTTTGCTTCTCAGCCAGCAAGTTTTAATCAGGTTCATCAAACCTTGGTTCAGCTTGCAATAATGCAGGGCAATCCAATTACAATGGGAGAATATGACAACCAACCAAACATTTGGTTACACACCAACCCCGCAAACACACCGCCAGCAACGCTGGAAAATAACGCACACACACTACGCACGATTGTGGGCACacaatacacagacacacacaatatattatatatctatatatctatctctatcgctctctctctgtgtgtatatatatacacatatatacacacatatatatacacatatatatatatatatatatatatatatatatatatacacatatacatatacatatatatacacatatatatatacatatatatacacatatatatacacatatatatacacatatatatacacatatatatacacatatatatatacatatatatatacatatatatacacatatatatatatatacatatatacacacatatatatatatatatatatatatatatatgtgtgtatgtatattatacatatatatacacacatatacatatacatatatatacatatacatatatatacatatatatatatatacatatatatatatatatacatatatatacatatacatatatacatatatacatatatatacatatatatatacatatacatacatatatacatatacatacatatacatatacatatatatatatacatatatatatatacatatacatatatatacatatacatatatatacatatacatatatatacatatacatatatatacatatacatatatatacatatacatatatatacatatacacatatatacatatacacatatacacatatatacatatacacatatatacatatacacacatatacatatacacacacacatatatatatatatatatatacacatatatatatatatatatatatatatatatatatatatatatatatatatatacacatatatatatatatatacacatatatatatatatatatatatatatatatatatacatatatacatatatacatatatatgtatatacacatatatacatatacacacacacgtatatatatatatgtgtgtgtgtatatgtatatatgtgtatatacatatatatgtatatatgtgtatatatatatatatatatatatatatatatatatatacacatatatatgtatatatacatatatacatatacatatacat is a window from the Channa argus isolate prfri chromosome 16, Channa argus male v1.0, whole genome shotgun sequence genome containing:
- the fam98b gene encoding protein FAM98B isoform X2 → MTLPLIALSYDGPLLEEKALLRASEGGLFSLEYVDLCRWLASRLKSLCELGESITYVPDEVDSFKVEMSGLLRELHCPYEEIVSGIFKGSMQNPKDHLKLVLFLSSELQAAQIVKSRQVSDKQQDESLGCQQLLLICETLKLPGPRGQSAAQLFFQVQNKVEEVLKDLPNGSAGNPVLKKSLSNEQWEKLQTINTVLASEYECRRRMLIKRLDVTVQSFGWSDRAKVKVDSMARAYQPKRHTLRPQPTVDMADLLAAREEICNVVKTSSGASREKSACAVNKILMGRVPDRGGRPSEIEAPPPEMPPWQKRQDGGGGRGGWGQEWVGGRGGQGGRGGWRGGGWNQGGHSGQGGYGGHGGKRGRYKY
- the fam98b gene encoding protein FAM98B isoform X3, giving the protein MECDILDSLEQLGYDGPLLEEKALLRASEGGLFSLEYVDLCRWLASRLKSLCELGESITYVPVFLSSELQAAQIVKSRQVSDKQQDESLGCQQLLLICETLKLPGPRGQSAAQLFFQVQNKVEEVLKDLPNGSAGNPVLKKSLSNEQWEKLQTINTVLASEYECRRRMLIKRLDVTVQSFGWSDRAKVKVDSMARAYQPKRHTLRPQPTVDMADLLAAREEICNVVKTSSGASREKSACAVNKILMGRVPDRGGRPSEIEAPPPEMPPWQKRQDGGGGRGGWGQEWVGGRGGQGGRGGWRGGGWNQGGHSGQGGYGGHGGKRGRYKY
- the fam98b gene encoding protein FAM98B isoform X1; the protein is MECDILDSLEQLGYDGPLLEEKALLRASEGGLFSLEYVDLCRWLASRLKSLCELGESITYVPDEVDSFKVEMSGLLRELHCPYEEIVSGIFKGSMQNPKDHLKLVLFLSSELQAAQIVKSRQVSDKQQDESLGCQQLLLICETLKLPGPRGQSAAQLFFQVQNKVEEVLKDLPNGSAGNPVLKKSLSNEQWEKLQTINTVLASEYECRRRMLIKRLDVTVQSFGWSDRAKVKVDSMARAYQPKRHTLRPQPTVDMADLLAAREEICNVVKTSSGASREKSACAVNKILMGRVPDRGGRPSEIEAPPPEMPPWQKRQDGGGGRGGWGQEWVGGRGGQGGRGGWRGGGWNQGGHSGQGGYGGHGGKRGRYKY